A window from Photobacterium atrarenae encodes these proteins:
- a CDS encoding thiolase family protein — protein sequence MLEEVVIVNAVRTPMGQFQGQLSSLSAPKLGLAACRGLINDEPSLCGIVDHVVMGHGLQAGNGQNSSRQVAIQLGLVPSSVAFTVNQACSSGLLAVIQASQCIALRDSEVAIAGGMESMSNAPFLLNRSSMDTATLGDLRLSDSLAQDGLTCAINGEKMGLTAERIAKSYQISRYEQDAYSLLSSQRVRESASAGLPAREVTPVHYLMDGQAHIAVQDQLYGNDVDEKSLASLRPAFTPQGTVTAGNSSGINDGAAVLLLMSASRAANEGFEPMARIIAWTSVGHSPEMMGMSPVPAIKQLLQKAGMCIADIDYFEVNEAFAVQVLAIMRELGLDHEKVNPNGGALAMGHPIGASGARILVTLLHSMRMKDKSIGIAAVCAGGGQSTAMLIERLS from the coding sequence ATGCTTGAAGAAGTAGTTATTGTAAATGCTGTCAGAACGCCCATGGGGCAGTTTCAGGGGCAACTTAGTTCACTGAGTGCACCTAAATTGGGCTTAGCGGCTTGTAGAGGTCTCATCAATGATGAACCCTCATTATGCGGTATTGTCGACCATGTTGTTATGGGGCATGGGCTTCAGGCCGGCAATGGACAGAATTCATCACGGCAGGTTGCAATACAGCTTGGGCTTGTTCCGTCTTCGGTTGCATTCACCGTTAATCAAGCGTGTAGCAGTGGACTATTAGCTGTTATTCAGGCGTCTCAGTGCATTGCATTACGGGACTCTGAGGTTGCAATTGCAGGGGGAATGGAAAGCATGTCCAACGCCCCTTTCTTATTAAATCGCTCTTCAATGGATACGGCTACGTTAGGGGATTTACGTTTGAGCGATAGCCTGGCTCAAGATGGGCTGACTTGTGCGATTAATGGCGAAAAAATGGGGCTAACAGCAGAGAGGATTGCTAAGAGTTATCAAATTAGTCGATATGAGCAGGACGCATATTCGCTGCTATCGTCGCAGCGAGTGAGGGAAAGTGCATCAGCTGGGCTGCCGGCAAGAGAGGTTACACCTGTTCATTATTTAATGGATGGACAAGCACATATCGCCGTTCAAGACCAGCTATATGGTAACGATGTGGATGAAAAATCATTGGCATCTTTGCGACCAGCATTTACTCCGCAAGGAACTGTGACAGCCGGCAACTCATCAGGAATTAATGATGGTGCTGCTGTGTTATTGCTTATGTCAGCATCTCGGGCGGCCAATGAAGGTTTTGAACCTATGGCAAGGATTATTGCTTGGACCTCTGTTGGACATTCACCGGAAATGATGGGTATGAGTCCGGTGCCGGCGATCAAGCAATTATTGCAGAAAGCTGGGATGTGTATTGCGGATATTGACTATTTTGAAGTCAATGAAGCCTTCGCGGTTCAAGTGTTGGCGATAATGCGAGAGCTTGGTTTAGACCATGAAAAAGTTAATCCCAATGGAGGCGCTTTGGCTATGGGACACCCAATTGGTGCATCTGGTGCACGTATTCTTGTTACTCTCTTACATTCAATGAGAATGAAAGATAAATCAATAGGTATTGCTGCTGTATGTGCCGGAGGAGGCCAGTCAACAGCAATGCTTATTGAACGTCTATCATGA
- a CDS encoding MFS transporter, whose amino-acid sequence MPKITTWILLCGLATVGAGQSIIFSVLPPLGRQIGMPDYQVALIFTLAAIAFMVSAPYWGRKSDQWGRKKMIAFGFLGYAASTGLFGLFGDLGRFSVITATSAFLLMTIARLCYALLSSGVFPAVQAAIAESTGEENRSSAMASIQAAYGIGMIGGPGIASLLVVISITLPLYVSAAISAVAGILVLVLMPETKRAKSVDKAKIKLKVTDSRIFFLLLSGFAYFIALSGLLQLAAFRYQDLFQLTPELAAAQTSIGFVCSAVATIITQLLIIGRLRLAPANQIVIGLVSGASAFFLMTMPEHVWQMHALFVLFGLSTGLMTTGFNTAVTLAVDKDELGAVSGLAAGTQAAGYVVGPLLSALLYQMAAEVPFQLFALLLGLFCALVLLRWKSIPGQPVQPAEQ is encoded by the coding sequence ATGCCAAAAATAACGACTTGGATACTTCTTTGCGGACTGGCGACGGTTGGCGCAGGACAGTCGATCATATTTTCTGTGCTGCCGCCGCTCGGGCGACAAATTGGTATGCCTGATTATCAGGTTGCTTTGATTTTTACGTTAGCCGCGATCGCTTTCATGGTTTCCGCTCCATATTGGGGTAGGAAAAGTGATCAGTGGGGGCGGAAGAAGATGATTGCGTTCGGGTTTCTTGGATACGCAGCTTCCACTGGTTTATTCGGTCTGTTTGGTGATTTAGGTCGGTTCAGTGTCATCACGGCAACGTCGGCTTTCTTGCTTATGACAATTGCCCGGCTTTGTTATGCATTGCTGTCCAGCGGGGTGTTTCCGGCAGTACAGGCCGCAATTGCAGAGTCGACTGGTGAGGAGAATCGCTCGTCAGCAATGGCATCTATTCAGGCCGCGTATGGAATCGGTATGATCGGTGGCCCCGGAATTGCGTCCTTGCTGGTGGTGATATCCATTACTTTGCCGTTGTATGTTTCCGCGGCGATTTCAGCTGTTGCTGGTATATTGGTTTTGGTCTTGATGCCAGAAACAAAAAGAGCAAAATCTGTCGATAAAGCAAAAATAAAGTTGAAGGTAACAGATTCACGCATCTTCTTCTTATTGCTCAGTGGCTTTGCGTATTTTATCGCACTCTCTGGGTTACTTCAGCTCGCAGCTTTCCGGTATCAGGATTTGTTTCAGTTAACACCTGAACTTGCTGCGGCACAAACCAGCATTGGCTTTGTCTGTTCGGCTGTTGCCACCATTATCACCCAATTGTTGATCATCGGTCGTTTGCGTTTGGCTCCTGCTAACCAGATTGTGATTGGTCTTGTTTCTGGTGCCAGTGCTTTTTTCCTGATGACCATGCCTGAGCATGTATGGCAAATGCACGCACTTTTTGTGCTGTTTGGTTTATCTACCGGATTGATGACAACCGGTTTTAATACTGCTGTAACTCTGGCGGTTGATAAGGATGAATTAGGGGCGGTGTCAGGTCTTGCTGCTGGTACTCAGGCGGCTGGTTATGTGGTTGGTCCTTTGTTGTCAGCATTGCTTTATCAAATGGCGGCAGAGGTGCCTTTCCAGCTGTTTGCATTATTACTAGGGCTATTTTGCGCTTTAGTATTATTGCGTTGGAAAAGTATCCCCGGCCAACCTGTTCAACCTGCTGAACAATAA
- a CDS encoding thioesterase II family protein, with protein sequence MSNKWIPFPSTKKAAKIDLLCLPYAGGNASIYRQWDSCMPEWIAVQPIELPGHGSRICEDLIASVEVLTKQIFADILAKQQRPFALLGHSMGAGLAFHLSDYAAQRGVSPQALFVSGRQAPVIGKGIRPRFNLSDAELKEELKFLNGSPPEVLENEELMSFLLPIIRADFSLSEWLLHNDINTKISVPIRVIGARNDVEVDYQKLHLWQKNASQDIKISLMEGEHFFIHDCMKNLSDLIISDLKLIKS encoded by the coding sequence ATGTCGAATAAGTGGATACCGTTTCCGTCAACCAAAAAAGCAGCAAAGATTGATTTATTGTGTTTACCTTATGCTGGTGGAAATGCCAGCATTTATCGCCAGTGGGATAGCTGCATGCCTGAGTGGATAGCTGTTCAGCCAATTGAGCTGCCAGGCCATGGTTCACGAATCTGTGAAGATCTAATTGCCTCGGTAGAAGTTCTTACAAAACAGATTTTTGCTGATATTTTGGCTAAACAACAGCGTCCTTTTGCGCTTTTAGGGCATAGTATGGGGGCCGGGTTAGCATTTCATTTATCTGATTATGCGGCACAGCGGGGAGTTAGCCCCCAAGCATTGTTTGTTTCAGGAAGACAGGCTCCGGTTATCGGTAAAGGAATTCGTCCTCGTTTTAATTTATCTGATGCAGAACTAAAAGAAGAGTTGAAGTTCTTAAATGGTTCACCACCGGAAGTGTTGGAAAATGAAGAGCTTATGTCATTCTTACTGCCCATAATTAGAGCTGATTTTTCATTGAGCGAGTGGCTTCTTCACAATGATATCAATACAAAAATATCAGTACCCATAAGAGTAATTGGTGCACGAAATGATGTTGAAGTAGATTACCAAAAGCTTCATTTATGGCAGAAGAATGCGAGCCAAGACATCAAGATATCTTTGATGGAAGGTGAGCACTTTTTTATACATGATTGTATGAAAAATTTATCTGATTTAATTATTTCAGATCTTAAGTTAATCAAGAGTTAA
- a CDS encoding ABC transporter ATP-binding protein produces the protein MNRKQSIQDGWKIMSPVKGQIRFAMALSVLSSLSVLASLYALALAVEVMVDSNQAWPTVEIVAATFCTILAYVLRLRSFAVSHRAAFRLETILRTQLSEHLAKVSMGYIQQLGASRLSKVIQDDVKELHVFVADSTPLYARAYAAPIMTLIGLLVLDWRLAAATVGLLVGGFLVLGIARRDHGDLSKRYMETREQVSAAVIEYVQAMPVVRTFDTGSSTFGRYYEALEAYREIVVSWYRSVSFSSRFSIALLNPMPTLVLLLWAGVWLFWNHELEFSTWLATLLIGTGMAESMMPLISLQHLVGKAKISITRINHVLSEKPLLQPDKEHIPQGWDICFDNVSFRYTEDSGDVLRNVSFAVGEGTITALVGPSGAGKTTIARLLPRFWDVSEGKITIGGVDVRNLTSERLMQYVAFVFQDTFLFAQSIADNIRLGNPNATMEEIVEAAKFAQAHEFIMQLPNGYDTCAGERGTFLSGGQKQRITIARAILQNRPILVLDEATAFADPENEASIIEALAALVKGKTVLMVAHRLTTIKDADQILVFDKGSLVESGKHCALISDDGTYARLWRSYERSQAWTFNSESKTSSVGSRAFLPDEKKFVEAEAISVNLSVEDA, from the coding sequence GTGAATAGAAAACAATCAATTCAGGATGGTTGGAAGATAATGTCGCCTGTTAAGGGGCAAATAAGATTTGCAATGGCATTATCGGTGTTGAGTTCGTTATCCGTCTTGGCCAGTTTATACGCCCTGGCTCTTGCTGTGGAAGTGATGGTAGACAGCAATCAAGCTTGGCCGACAGTTGAAATTGTTGCAGCAACTTTCTGTACTATTTTGGCTTATGTACTTCGGTTACGTTCTTTTGCTGTGTCTCATCGTGCGGCATTTCGTTTGGAAACGATTCTAAGAACTCAACTAAGTGAACACCTTGCGAAAGTTTCGATGGGGTATATACAACAATTAGGCGCAAGTAGGCTAAGTAAGGTGATTCAGGATGATGTAAAAGAACTTCATGTGTTTGTTGCAGACAGTACACCGCTCTATGCCAGAGCCTATGCTGCACCAATAATGACGCTTATTGGGTTGTTAGTTCTTGATTGGCGACTGGCAGCCGCAACCGTTGGTCTGCTGGTTGGTGGTTTTCTGGTTCTTGGCATAGCAAGGCGTGATCACGGGGATCTTTCAAAGCGTTATATGGAAACTCGTGAGCAGGTTAGTGCGGCTGTTATTGAATATGTGCAGGCGATGCCAGTGGTAAGAACCTTTGATACTGGTTCCAGTACATTTGGCCGCTACTATGAGGCGCTTGAGGCGTATCGTGAAATTGTTGTTAGTTGGTATCGTAGTGTAAGTTTTTCTTCCCGCTTTTCTATAGCGTTGCTTAATCCTATGCCGACTTTGGTTTTGTTACTGTGGGCTGGTGTCTGGCTTTTCTGGAATCATGAACTTGAGTTTTCCACATGGTTAGCCACTTTGCTTATTGGTACAGGTATGGCGGAATCAATGATGCCTCTGATTTCACTTCAGCATTTGGTTGGTAAAGCGAAGATCAGTATTACCCGGATAAACCATGTATTAAGTGAAAAGCCACTGCTTCAGCCCGATAAAGAACATATTCCTCAAGGCTGGGATATTTGTTTTGACAACGTAAGTTTTCGATATACAGAAGATAGTGGTGATGTCTTGCGAAATGTTAGTTTTGCAGTAGGCGAGGGGACAATAACAGCTTTAGTGGGTCCATCTGGTGCAGGAAAAACAACAATTGCTCGCTTATTACCACGTTTTTGGGATGTGAGCGAGGGCAAGATCACCATTGGTGGTGTAGATGTGAGAAATTTAACGTCGGAAAGATTGATGCAATATGTTGCATTTGTTTTTCAGGATACTTTTTTGTTTGCTCAAAGTATTGCAGACAATATTCGCCTAGGGAATCCGAATGCAACGATGGAAGAGATAGTTGAAGCTGCTAAATTTGCTCAGGCCCATGAGTTTATAATGCAGTTGCCAAATGGTTACGATACTTGTGCCGGTGAGCGTGGGACATTTCTTTCTGGTGGTCAAAAGCAACGAATCACTATAGCACGTGCAATTCTTCAGAACCGCCCAATTCTGGTACTTGATGAAGCGACTGCATTTGCTGATCCGGAAAATGAAGCCTCGATTATTGAAGCGCTGGCTGCCTTAGTGAAAGGAAAGACTGTCCTTATGGTTGCTCATCGTTTAACCACAATAAAGGATGCCGATCAAATCCTAGTTTTTGATAAAGGAAGCCTTGTTGAATCAGGTAAACATTGTGCTCTGATTAGTGATGACGGGACTTATGCTCGTTTGTGGCGCAGTTATGAACGCTCACAGGCGTGGACGTTTAATTCCGAGTCGAAAACGAGTTCTGTTGGTAGTCGTGCTTTTTTGCCTGATGAAAAAAAGTTTGTGGAAGCGGAAGCTATTTCAGTGAATCTTTCTGTGGAGGATGCTTAA
- a CDS encoding non-ribosomal peptide synthetase: MTMINLLNTLAERHIEIWQESGQLKFRAPKGAMDEVLKQQLRQNKAALIEQIQANDKKNKVKEVVHNSRERYLPFEITPIQQAYLVGRSDALNLGGVAAHSYVELEHPSASLESTEIALNKVIQRHDMLRTVITKNGFQQVLQEVPFYTISCRDLRGASSDDVKKALKDIRNEMETQIRPADQWPLFDIKATLHDHGLRLHTSIDLMTLDAWSCQLMFREWFSLIEHHHLPSTPAVTFRDYLRYVHGNEFLTRRAEAKRYWDNELEGLPPAPKLPAAVRDETQNGFHRLRGEVDAVYWQAFKQRCRQLNVTPSTAVMTLFAVTLSRWSTNEALTLNVTLFNRHPVHEQVQQILGEFTNNTLIDFDEMARPFIDQVRQVQDKLLERIEYSLVDGVDLLRQLARIQQNYSGALMPVVFTSLLMGEESTSFESLGWQEVYGLSQTPQVTFDHQLREENGKLMFNWDISRQALDVAVIEVMLEQYLHSLKKLALQDDAWTTPPARTLPNEQAGVRNKIHSFEAGYSTRALTLQQPVLDSMLSFKERVAVVDGNGESLTYEELHQWCCTLAKQIQQQGVVVGDHVLVMLPKGAEQVAAVVACHMAGAVYVPLSIDTPVERYKNIISQANPALVLYSEQHPVPDISQLASLVVEPSFEKEHKAELNMAAYDGDHSAYIIFTSGSTGTPKGVEMGHGAVRNTLDDMALRFGAHPEDRTFALSALNFDLSVYDIFMPLLSGGSVLFPEEGNERNPEHWYHKLHQNQVTIWNSVPALLEMLVTWCESQNLKLPESLRLVLLSGDWVPLNLPQRIKAIASNARIVALGGATEAAIWSNWQSADNVPSHWASVPYGKPLTHQYYRVLDKYMSDRPDWVEGDLYIGGAGLAKSYWGDEAKTVAAFIAHGQERLYQTGDRARFWQDGTLEFLGRNDHQVKIGGHRIELGEIEHVLQSHQSIERAVVEVQKNSAQSVLVSYVVAQRSSMIRPDTLKEYAAQYLPYYMVPRHIVLLPTLPLSANGKVDRKALPAIEFESVDTACDLSRTMCVLKDILCETLQLSELHPDENFFEAGATSVTLVAAHGDIQKVLQKEFPVTWLFTYSCLRALDAELNNKKTSNSRQRREKGKSITF, encoded by the coding sequence ATGACAATGATTAACCTGCTGAATACGCTTGCAGAGCGCCATATCGAAATATGGCAAGAGTCTGGACAGCTTAAATTCAGGGCCCCAAAAGGCGCGATGGATGAAGTATTAAAGCAACAGTTGCGTCAGAATAAAGCTGCGTTGATAGAACAGATTCAGGCAAATGATAAGAAAAATAAGGTAAAGGAAGTCGTTCACAATAGTCGTGAAAGATATCTGCCGTTTGAAATTACTCCGATTCAGCAAGCTTATTTAGTCGGTCGTTCCGATGCATTGAATTTAGGTGGGGTTGCAGCACACTCTTATGTGGAGCTTGAACACCCGTCAGCCAGCCTGGAAAGCACAGAAATAGCACTGAATAAGGTGATTCAACGTCATGATATGTTACGTACTGTGATTACGAAGAACGGCTTTCAGCAAGTATTGCAGGAGGTACCGTTCTACACGATTTCATGCCGTGATTTGCGTGGGGCATCATCAGATGATGTGAAAAAGGCTCTGAAAGATATCCGCAATGAGATGGAGACGCAGATTCGACCTGCGGATCAATGGCCGCTATTTGATATAAAAGCGACACTACATGATCATGGTTTGCGATTGCATACAAGTATCGACTTGATGACGCTTGATGCATGGAGTTGTCAGCTGATGTTCCGCGAATGGTTTAGCTTGATAGAACACCATCACTTGCCATCGACACCTGCTGTGACTTTCCGTGATTACCTGCGGTATGTTCATGGGAATGAATTTTTAACCCGACGTGCAGAAGCGAAAAGATACTGGGATAACGAGCTTGAGGGATTACCTCCGGCTCCGAAGCTGCCGGCCGCGGTTCGTGATGAAACCCAGAATGGGTTTCATCGTTTAAGAGGAGAAGTGGATGCTGTTTATTGGCAGGCATTTAAGCAACGTTGCCGTCAGCTAAATGTAACGCCATCGACAGCAGTCATGACTTTGTTTGCAGTTACTTTGTCGCGTTGGAGTACGAACGAAGCACTGACGCTCAATGTAACATTATTCAATCGCCACCCTGTCCATGAGCAGGTTCAGCAAATTCTCGGTGAATTTACCAATAATACACTAATCGACTTTGATGAGATGGCTCGGCCATTTATTGATCAGGTTCGGCAGGTGCAGGATAAGTTACTGGAGAGAATTGAATATAGCTTAGTCGATGGTGTTGATTTACTGCGTCAATTAGCCCGTATACAGCAAAATTATTCTGGTGCTCTGATGCCTGTTGTATTTACCAGCCTGTTGATGGGAGAGGAGAGTACAAGCTTTGAATCCCTTGGCTGGCAAGAGGTTTATGGTTTGAGCCAAACACCGCAGGTGACTTTTGATCACCAGCTACGGGAAGAAAATGGCAAACTGATGTTCAACTGGGATATTTCCAGACAGGCCCTGGATGTAGCAGTGATAGAGGTCATGTTGGAACAATACCTCCATTCTCTGAAAAAGTTAGCCTTGCAGGATGATGCCTGGACAACGCCTCCAGCGCGAACGCTACCCAATGAACAAGCCGGCGTACGAAACAAAATCCATTCTTTTGAGGCTGGCTACTCAACGCGGGCACTGACTCTTCAGCAGCCAGTGTTAGATAGTATGCTTAGCTTCAAGGAGCGAGTCGCCGTCGTTGATGGTAATGGTGAATCCCTCACTTATGAGGAACTGCATCAATGGTGTTGTACGTTGGCAAAGCAAATACAGCAACAAGGTGTGGTTGTCGGCGATCATGTGTTAGTGATGTTACCTAAAGGCGCCGAGCAAGTTGCCGCTGTTGTTGCGTGCCACATGGCGGGTGCAGTTTATGTACCGCTTTCAATCGATACACCAGTGGAGCGTTACAAGAATATTATCTCGCAAGCGAACCCTGCTTTGGTCTTGTACAGTGAGCAACACCCGGTGCCGGATATCAGTCAACTGGCCTCTTTGGTTGTAGAGCCGAGTTTTGAAAAGGAACACAAGGCCGAGTTAAACATGGCTGCATACGATGGTGATCATTCTGCTTATATCATTTTTACATCAGGGTCGACCGGGACACCGAAAGGTGTGGAAATGGGGCATGGCGCGGTCCGAAATACACTTGATGATATGGCGTTACGATTTGGGGCGCACCCTGAAGATCGAACGTTCGCACTTTCTGCATTGAATTTTGATTTATCAGTTTATGATATTTTCATGCCTCTACTGTCGGGCGGTAGCGTCCTTTTCCCAGAAGAAGGAAATGAAAGAAACCCAGAACATTGGTATCACAAACTGCATCAAAATCAGGTAACAATTTGGAATTCAGTGCCAGCATTGCTTGAGATGCTGGTGACTTGGTGTGAAAGCCAGAACTTGAAGCTGCCCGAATCATTGAGGCTGGTTTTGCTTAGTGGTGATTGGGTGCCGCTTAATCTTCCGCAGCGAATTAAAGCGATAGCTTCAAATGCACGTATTGTTGCTTTGGGTGGTGCCACTGAAGCTGCTATTTGGTCTAACTGGCAATCAGCAGATAATGTACCAAGTCATTGGGCGTCTGTTCCTTATGGAAAGCCATTAACGCATCAATATTACCGTGTATTAGATAAGTATATGAGCGACAGGCCTGATTGGGTTGAGGGTGATCTGTATATTGGTGGGGCCGGATTAGCAAAAAGCTACTGGGGTGATGAAGCCAAAACTGTTGCTGCTTTTATTGCGCATGGGCAAGAACGACTATACCAGACCGGTGATAGAGCTAGGTTTTGGCAGGATGGTACGCTAGAGTTTCTTGGGCGAAATGATCATCAGGTGAAGATCGGTGGTCACAGAATTGAGCTTGGTGAGATTGAGCATGTATTGCAATCACATCAGTCCATAGAGCGAGCAGTTGTTGAAGTACAGAAAAATTCAGCTCAAAGCGTGTTGGTGAGTTATGTTGTCGCTCAGCGTTCTTCGATGATTAGACCTGATACCCTAAAAGAGTATGCCGCTCAATACTTACCTTACTACATGGTTCCTCGGCATATCGTTCTGCTACCGACCTTACCTCTGAGTGCCAATGGAAAAGTTGATCGAAAGGCATTGCCAGCGATTGAATTCGAATCCGTAGATACCGCTTGTGATTTGTCCAGAACGATGTGTGTACTGAAAGATATTCTGTGTGAAACATTGCAACTTTCTGAGTTGCATCCGGATGAGAACTTCTTCGAAGCTGGGGCCACATCAGTTACTTTGGTTGCGGCGCATGGGGATATTCAAAAAGTATTACAAAAAGAATTTCCCGTTACGTGGTTATTCACCTATTCATGTTTAAGAGCGTTAGATGCTGAGTTGAATAACAAAAAAACGTCTAATTCTCGTCAGCGACGAGAAAAAGGCAAGAGTATTACATTTTAA
- a CDS encoding TonB-dependent receptor, producing MQTRMTLLAASVVFALSSNAQASVEIDSPDRSTSDHDGLEVMIVTATKTEENVRDIPVSVQVTSGEELEKKRIYSLEPFIKTLPNVAISNNYGVFSSPNYRGLATSAFAQESPITVYINGVPHSSVYGMDLGLLNVERVEFLRGSQSTLYGQSSLGGVINVITRQPDGMPEGKLVAEAAEYDGRMIYGSYGQALIEDVLSFNIAGRYRESSGYLTNNYPGSRSDYDESEAYQYNGNLRWNITDRTHVILSFNGEDRDNGGLPFYAENDGSLMTRQEIDAKNRVKVSDQALKIEHESDNFVTTYLAANQKTSADHVSDMDRTNGSASPVIGNFDGAKFIDDSKVNTQTHELRFNSNNSEIRWVGGVFYQDHLYDAKDNGTVVPNSNFGHMEAHNMSDVSGEQFAIFGQGIFPVTDRLETTLGLRWQKDDKEIDSSNRSVMMGNNTTTNYKREDSWDVWLPKLAFGYQLEGEHLLYGSVSKGYQSGGFNFTELNPDKAKYEPQRTIDYELGIKSSWLDNQLNLDLNLFYLDIEDAHGRSISALNNINFFNVDKARSYGAEFDLNWFVNMDLSLSGTLGMNKAEYRTNEFSGKRMANSPEFTSSLTLSYGGYEGFYGDLTYNYRSSTYTDAENTLKIDGYGLLDTHLGYRVDDYTVYVFGTNLLDEDYTTNYYALPFPGPAPIAGAGQPRTLGLGVSVDF from the coding sequence ATGCAGACTCGTATGACACTGCTCGCCGCATCAGTGGTGTTCGCTCTATCATCAAATGCACAAGCTTCAGTGGAAATTGACTCCCCAGACCGTTCAACTTCAGATCATGATGGATTAGAAGTCATGATTGTAACTGCAACTAAAACGGAAGAAAACGTTAGAGATATTCCTGTTTCGGTACAGGTGACTTCAGGGGAAGAGCTTGAGAAAAAAAGAATTTACAGCCTTGAACCATTTATTAAGACACTTCCAAATGTGGCAATTTCAAATAACTATGGGGTGTTTTCTTCGCCAAACTATCGTGGTTTAGCGACATCTGCGTTTGCTCAAGAATCTCCTATTACTGTTTACATTAATGGCGTACCACACTCTTCTGTTTATGGTATGGACTTAGGGTTGTTGAACGTTGAGCGTGTCGAATTCTTAAGAGGCTCACAGAGTACCCTATATGGCCAGAGTAGTTTGGGGGGCGTAATTAATGTAATTACCCGTCAGCCAGATGGTATGCCCGAAGGAAAATTAGTTGCAGAAGCTGCCGAGTATGATGGTCGAATGATTTACGGTTCATATGGCCAAGCATTAATAGAAGATGTTTTGAGTTTTAATATAGCCGGCCGATATCGTGAAAGTTCAGGGTACTTAACAAATAATTATCCAGGTTCCCGCTCAGACTATGATGAATCAGAAGCGTACCAATATAACGGTAATTTAAGGTGGAATATCACTGATAGAACCCATGTAATATTAAGTTTTAACGGTGAAGACCGTGATAATGGTGGTCTGCCGTTTTATGCTGAAAATGATGGTTCTTTAATGACACGCCAGGAAATTGATGCGAAAAACCGAGTTAAAGTATCTGATCAGGCTCTTAAAATTGAGCATGAATCAGATAACTTTGTGACGACTTACTTGGCAGCTAACCAAAAGACATCAGCAGATCATGTTTCTGATATGGACCGTACCAATGGCTCAGCATCACCTGTTATAGGTAATTTTGACGGTGCAAAATTTATTGATGACTCTAAAGTCAACACCCAAACTCATGAGCTGAGGTTTAATTCGAATAATAGTGAGATTCGATGGGTTGGTGGTGTTTTTTACCAAGACCATTTATATGACGCAAAAGATAATGGCACAGTTGTCCCAAATTCAAACTTCGGTCATATGGAAGCACACAATATGTCTGATGTATCTGGAGAGCAGTTCGCTATTTTTGGCCAGGGCATCTTCCCGGTGACAGACAGGCTTGAAACTACGCTGGGTCTAAGGTGGCAAAAAGATGATAAAGAAATTGATTCATCAAATCGAAGCGTAATGATGGGAAACAATACCACTACTAATTACAAACGAGAAGACTCTTGGGATGTCTGGTTGCCAAAATTAGCTTTTGGTTATCAGTTGGAAGGGGAACATTTGCTTTATGGTAGCGTGTCAAAAGGTTATCAATCCGGAGGTTTTAACTTTACTGAATTGAATCCGGATAAGGCGAAATATGAACCACAGAGAACTATTGATTATGAGCTTGGGATTAAATCTTCATGGTTAGATAATCAGCTGAATTTAGATCTGAATCTTTTCTATCTGGATATTGAAGATGCTCATGGACGGAGTATTAGTGCACTTAATAATATTAATTTTTTCAATGTGGATAAGGCGCGAAGTTATGGTGCAGAATTCGATCTGAACTGGTTTGTTAATATGGATTTGTCACTGAGCGGTACACTTGGTATGAATAAAGCTGAGTACAGGACGAATGAATTTTCCGGGAAAAGAATGGCGAATTCACCAGAATTTACGTCATCATTAACGCTGAGTTATGGTGGTTATGAGGGTTTTTATGGAGACCTGACTTATAACTATCGTTCATCAACTTATACAGATGCTGAAAACACCCTAAAAATTGATGGTTATGGTTTGCTTGATACACACTTGGGTTATCGAGTAGACGACTACACGGTTTATGTCTTTGGTACAAACTTGCTTGATGAAGACTACACCACTAACTACTACGCCTTGCCTTTCCCGGGCCCCGCGCCTATTGCCGGTGCTGGCCAGCCACGAACTTTGGGCTTGGGTGTGTCTGTAGATTTTTAA